Part of the Streptomyces sp. WMMC500 genome is shown below.
CACCGCGCGCCCGGCCGCGGCCACCATCCGGTCCGCGAACGCCTCCGCGGCCGGTGCGGCTTGCTCCCCGGCCGGTGTGGCCTCGCTGCCCCACGCCCCGGCCGGCACGACGGCGGTCAGCGTCACGGCCTCGTGCCCGGCGTCGGGGCGCTGCGCGGGGTCGTCGGGGCGCAGCACGGTGACGGTGGGCACCACGTCGGTCCCGGGCCGCGCGCCGTCGAAGATCCAGGCCAGTTCGCGCGCGGCGTCCGGGGAGTGCACGACGGTACGGTGCACGGCGTCGTCGTCCCGCGCGCCGCGCAGCGCCAGGCACACGGTCAACCGCCCCGGCACCGCCCGCGCCGCCGCCGGCACGCCGGCCTCGTACGCGCCGGGAGCCAGCTCCGCCAGCCGCGCCCGCGGCACCCCGGCGATCACCGCGTCGGCGTCCGCCCGCTCGCCGCCGGCCAGTTCGACGCCCGCCGCCCGGCCGTCCGCGCCCACCCGGACGGCGGTCACCTCCGCGCCGAACGCGAACGTGATCCCGCGCTCCAGGCAGCGCTCGTACAGCGCGTCCGCCAGTGCCCGCATGCCCCCGCGCACGTACCAGCCGCCGAAGGTCTCCCGCACGTACGGCAGCATCGCGGCGCCCGCCGGCGCGTGCCGCGGGTCGAACCCGTCCGCCAGGGCGTGCTGCGCGAGCATCGTCCCCAGCGCGGGGTACGGCCCCAACTCGCCCGCGCCGACGTCGGCCACGGTGGCGGGCCGCGCGGGCCGGCGCGGGCCGCGCAGGCGGCGCAGCAGCCCGTGCCCGGCCGGCGGCGGGACGGCGGGGTAGAAGTCGGCGGCCAGCGCGCCCGGGTCGGCGGGCAGGGGCTCCTCGACGAGCGGGCGGCGGGCGGCCTCCCAGACCCGGCGGCCCCGGTCGAGCAGGGCGGTCCACGCCTCGCCCGCGCCCGGTCCCGCGGCGGCGTCGAGGGCCCGTACGACGCCCGCGCGGGAGGCGTTGGGCAGGGTGGCGTCGGTGCCGTCGGGGAAGAGGTGCCGCTCGGCCGGGTCCACCGGCACCAGCTCCACGCACTTCTCCAGCTTCCGCCGGCCGGTCTTGAGGAACAGGTCGCGGTAGACCGCGGGGAGGTACAGCACCCCGGGACCGGTGTCGAA
Proteins encoded:
- a CDS encoding NAD(P)/FAD-dependent oxidoreductase, producing the protein MAEIAVVGAGMGAMAASARLALAGHRVTVHERSGTYGGGVRRLERDGFGFDTGPGVLYLPAVYRDLFLKTGRRKLEKCVELVPVDPAERHLFPDGTDATLPNASRAGVVRALDAAAGPGAGEAWTALLDRGRRVWEAARRPLVEEPLPADPGALAADFYPAVPPPAGHGLLRRLRGPRRPARPATVADVGAGELGPYPALGTMLAQHALADGFDPRHAPAGAAMLPYVRETFGGWYVRGGMRALADALYERCLERGITFAFGAEVTAVRVGADGRAAGVELAGGERADADAVIAGVPRARLAELAPGAYEAGVPAAARAVPGRLTVCLALRGARDDDAVHRTVVHSPDAARELAWIFDGARPGTDVVPTVTVLRPDDPAQRPDAGHEAVTLTAVVPAGAWGSEATPAGEQAAPAAEAFADRMVAAAGRAVPGLAERVLWREVRTPADTAAETDAPGGAVPGPALAGAGGAYLPQPNTTAVLGLYAVGGWSHPGGGLAHAGMSGALVAGLIMEGADFRGSR